A segment of the Lycium ferocissimum isolate CSIRO_LF1 chromosome 5, AGI_CSIRO_Lferr_CH_V1, whole genome shotgun sequence genome:
AGCACTTTGCATCATAGGTAACGCATACTGAAGGTACTTCTCAAAGTGTTCACCAATGGCAAGCGCAATATCCCCAAAGCAGGAGAATATGGGAGGTTTTACAGCTCGGTTAAGTTCACTGCTAGATAGATCTTTAAGAAGAAGAGTCATGATGCCGTCACAGTATGGCAAGATCTTGTCATCCAATGCACGGCAAATATCACCAACCACTCCCACTGAGATGGAACAAACCTGGTACTCTTCGAAATTCTGCAGCCCCATCTCAAGATACTTGTAAAACTCTGGCATGTACTTCAAGAAATCTGATCCAGTTGCATAGGCCAGAGCACCAATAGCAAGCATGGCCTCTTCATGGACAGTTGAGCTCGACAGGCAAAACCTTTAGGAACAACGTCATGATCTGGTCAGCAAATTGGAGTATTATAGACTTGGTTTCATCAGTATTACTTAGCTTCTGAATAATAACCTGGAGTACACCACATAAAGAAGCCTGTAGATCTCCCTGTTTTTCTCTATCATCAGAGGATAAAATCTGAAGCTCAAAAGTTTGTCCCAACTTGTCCATAATAACAGGGCAAAGGTGATTAATAATCTGAGATGTTTCAGAAATATTAGAGCACCTAACAACTTCATTCAAGGTTTCATATGCCGTGGTTCTGAGTTTAGAACCACTATTGTCTGTCCGATCAGCCGTTGCAATAAGAGAACCAATAATCTGAGTTATAAATGGAGTGAGCATTGACGAGCTTGGCCCAGCATCCTCATATCCTTGAGAAAGAAAATAGATAGCCCCACAAACTTTTTCGGCAACATGAGGGACATCTTTTATACTCTCCAACAGCACTTCAACAATCTGTTGGAGGTTGGCTGGTGAGATCACTGAAAATCCAGAAGCTGGAGTGTGCAGCAACTCAAAGATACGGCTAAGAGTCCATGTGTGGTATCTCTTATGTGCTCATTTGATCCTTCATCGCATCAAGCAGATGCTTTAATCCAGCATGGACCATGGGAGATAGCTTCTCGATGCTTGGGCCTTCAAGTATTGAGCCAAATGCATATATGGCAGCCTCGCGAGAGCGCCAATCAGGTTTCATTATATTAGCCTCCACAAAAGGCATTACAAGGGGTACAACAGCATCTCCGACAGTTCTGGCAACAAGACCAAGACATGTTCCACCAGCCATAGCCAGATTCCAGATTTCATCATCCTGGTCCTGTTCCTCATCCTGCTTCAATAATGTTTCCAGCAGCATTGGAACTAATACTTCGAGGGCCTTCTCAATGAAGTGGGAATGTTGGCCACTGGAATCCCCACTGTCAGGACCTCATAGTCTTGAAGCTCTATCTCTTCATCACAGATAGAACTCCAGAATTCAATTGCTTGAAGGGCAACAGCCTCCTCATCTTCTTTTACTGCTTTAGCTGTCAACTGGAAGAGAGTCTGCATGTAAGGTTCAAGCAACTCGTAATACGTTGATGCGATAGACACAAGACACTCAAAAGCAGCCTGTCTTAACTGTCCCTCCTTTGCTGTGGCTGCCTCACAGATGACCTTCATAATATAATTTCTCTCCATCTCATTGTCAAAGTTTGTCTGAGCAAAATCAAGAGCATTATACAAAGCTCTAGTTGCAGCGAGTCTGACTTCAACGTCTCTCCTCCTCAACATTCATACCTTGCACAACAGCTGTGAGAACAGAGTTTACTTCGTCTTGGACAAGATCATGGTGAGATATCTCTCACACACATAACCAAGTGTTTCCAAGGTTGCCTGTTTCACGGATGCAGGGCTTCCCTGTTGAGTCATGTTCACAAGCAATGAACCAATGAGCTCTGGCCATTGCTTCTGAGGAACTTGATGGAAGCTATTTTAGCAATCACTTGGGCAGCAGTGTGACTTGCCTCCCGTGACAGATGATCCAAGGCAGCTCAGAAGCAAGCCTTTAATTTGGGACTTACAAGATGAATCAATTACCAGCCATTCTTGAGCAAGCTGTTGTTTCCTGACAGTTTCTTTAGCATCAGTGAGTTTTTAAGCACAATACCAGCTAGTCTGCGAGACTCAGTGGGCTTGCCATCAGTTGAGAGCTCAACAGCTAATGAAAGAAAATCCTGGAAGGTTTTTGCTCTCGGAACTGGCTAAGATTAGCCTCTGCCTCAGTCCGAATCTTGGCATCTGCTGATTGAGCAGCCAACAAGAACTGAGTGATCTCAACAGCCATGTCTCCTACAAATTGAACAAAGTTAGGCAGcagtttttaaaaatacaagAGATATCTAGTAATCAATCAGCACCCTAAAGAAAATTACAGGAATATCTTCTAGTGATAAGAGGCGTGGTAGGTGCAATGAGCAACTCTTTGAAATTCCCATTCCATTTCACCCATAAAGAAACATACTGTCACAATAGTTAGGGGTTTGGTTTGAAGACAAGTTATGACGGGAGTAGTTATCCTGGTATTATTTCTATTGACTATTTGGTTTGTGgtattaaaaataacatgcattgcataatcTCTAAGAAGAAGAAGTTTGTTTACTAAAATAACCTCTTTTTCATTGTTTTATCCAGGGATAACAAATCACAGTTCTATTTTTCCACCATTATCACGGTACTATTTTTAATCTAGTATAACTTATACTAGGATTAGTAACCAAACAAAGGGATAAGTCGGTACAAGATTTTTATCCCAAGATTATTTATGCTTGTCAGCATACCACACCACCCCTTAAAGGGCTTGataacaacaaaataacaattcaaaAGTGTCATTTGTTCTATAAGTTCTAAAATGAGATGCCATCAGGAAGCTTCAAAAAACCAAGCAAACCAAAGTTGTTAACATTCAAAGGCTTCcgcttattttcattttaatttaaaaaaaaaaaaaaatcaatcaactACTTCTCAATCCAATAACTAGTTAGGGTAGAAATATATATCTTCTAGGTCCATTCCACTCTATTTGAGCCAATAAATTAAATCAAACCGAAAGCTTTCCATGAACTCAAACGATAAGTTAAAAGTCCACAAGCCAAtattttaaaaaccaaatctCATGTTCCAAGTTAACATTGATTGATAAACAGAGCttgtacacacatatatatatatatatatatatatatatactttctacaacataaaaaaaaatatcaactcTAAAGCtaataaaacaagtaaaacaaaaaaatcaacacATACGCAACTGTAGcacattaaacaacaataaaaacacTAAATtgttcaacaacaaccaaagagCATGTTCCAAGTAAACATCGATTGATAAACATAGcttacaccatatatatatatagctacaTATACACTTATAAATAGACGATAATCAGCTTTAAAGCAAGTAGACCAAAAAGATTAATGCATAGTAACTGTAGCAGataaaaacaacataaaaacacTAAACCTAACCTAAAAATGTTGAAATCGAACCAGATCTAGtcataaacaaaaaaagaaaatccagTAAATAATCTCAATCAGTAAACATTACCTacaattaaaaatgaagattagggatttCTAATGGACAAGCACGAGCTAGGGTTTTTCTAGCTCAGTGAACAAACTCAATCAAACAGTTATTGATTAACAAAGCTTTTTGTGTGTTATTTATGtgaatttgaattgtatatatGAGGGCTAGTGGGTGGGTGGGTGTATTTTTCGAATAATgtgaagggggggggggatatgGAGGAGGAGCTTATATTGTATAATTTGAAActgtgttgaaaaaaaaaaacctacaaATACTACTATGTGTTACGAATTCTGAGGTGTTGCCCGGACTGACCGAGGTTGCCCGACTTTTTAAACCTAgctatttttttgaaatttcacaCGTGTGGTGGTCCTTGTTGCTCGTGTTAATTAGTTGGGCTGGATCGTTACAGCTGATGGGTTTTATGAGTTGGGCTTTACTTACTGGGAAAAAAAGTTGGGCTtcactttctaggaaaggaGACTTATGTGGTCCTTGTCGATAATAACCGTTTTACGTAAACATCTGGGATATGAAGAAACATgctgcgattttttttttttttttactctgtgGGGATCGGGCCAGGAATCTCTGATTTTTTAAGACCAATGAATAAGGGTACTTTAGCCCCACAAATATTCATTAAATAAgaagcagaaaaaaaaaaatgaacaacgGCGTTTGAGGAAAATTAAAGAGACAGGTCCGTATGAAGCGAACCCATGCAATAAATTGATTGGGTGACAGATGCATATTCAAAAGTTGCTAAAATAGTTACTCCTTACGTCCAAATTTAGGGTGTCTTAGTTTGATCGGATACGGAGCtttttaagaaatataagagactttttcaattttgtggttctaaattaaacatgtgtgtaatgtactaaattatcctttgaattttgtggttttaaacttgATATTTGTGGTATTTGAACTGtcaatttactaaatatagaaagagagaCACTCTTTTTTGGAACAGATCAAAAAAAAACAGATTTAAGATGTATGGGACGGAGGAGAATGTTTAGCATGAAAGACAAAAAAATCTCCACTCTTaaaaaaataaccatttttttattttgattttgttatgaactcCATAATATCATCGATTTTTTCGTTTTACCTAAGGATAATTTTGTTAGATTGGCTACTCATTAAAATGGTTATTTTTCAAGTACTTTATAGATTAGAACACTTCAAGCAATTAAAGGCCCAAAAAATGTTAACCCCCTTGATTTTACAAATTAGCGAGATTTGCACAAATAGTATAATTTGAATTTGCGTTATTAAACTTATGTCTAATTCCACCATTGTAGGCTTCCTTGGTTTCTGGGGTAGTCAACAAAAGGCCGTATTGAAAGTTATTTTGCAAAGGCCACAAGTCTTCACCAATTGGTGCTTTGCCACCATTTGACGTCAAATTCGTAAATGTGTTGTGTCAAATTCTAGCtttaaagttttaaaaactACACTTTGGCCCCTAACCCCAACATTTTAATTAcccccaaaaacaaaaaaaaacaaaaacaaaagttCCCTCCGAAAGCTCCCGATTTATTCACTTTTGAATCTCGTTTTACACTAAAATTCGCTAAAATTTCGCTTTTTCATCGAAAATTAGTCAAGAGCAAAACTTAGTATGGCGTCGATTCTCAATCATAGACTATAGCCGTAGTCTATTATCAATTTATTATGGCATCGATTGCGAACTATAAACCATAGCCGTAGTCTATTATAGATTTATTATGGTGTCGATCAACGAATATATTATAGTAGGTGGTGATTACATGGTGAACGAGAGGAGACCCAACAcgttagaattggatttctatgAGCAAGGTGACAGATGATCCTAATAGTGATGACGAAGAGTGTACgaacaaaaaataagaaaataaaaccaCAAACCCTAAACCCCAAATTGcacaaatctaaaaaaaaaaaaaaagagatcatGGATAGGTATACCATAAACCGATCGTCGTCAACGGCTAACAACATTATCATTTAGGCTCGACTTCATGCATGCTCAATAATTTTCCACATGTTATGTATAGACTAAAGGACAATACCTGTCTAAAAAGCcctaagtaaataaaataaaataaataaaagtacatgccactatttaaatattataataacacttttaTACACCCATACGGGGTCCCCCCAAGACAATCAAAAGAGTTTTGGACGTAAACTTTAAAAAGGGCCCAAAATTTGTTaaagccttttaaaaaaaaaaaaaaaaaatacatgccccatttaaaaaaattaaaattaacaNNNNNNNNNNNNNNNNNNNNNNNNNNNNNNNNNNNNNNNNNNNNNNNNNNNNNNNNNNNNNNNNNNNNNNNNNNNNNNNNNNNNNNNNNNNNNNNNNNNNCAAAATTACCCCCTAAGATTTAGAATAACATCCACTCCGAAAAGTCTTCATTCGTAGATTGTATATCAAAGCatgaaaaataccaaagattcAAGTGAAGTCAACCAAATGTACTTCAAAGAATGTCCAAGTGGCTCGTATTATATTACGAGCAGGATTTACAATAGCCCCAGATTAATACAAAATAGGGCTTTTGCCCATCCAACAACAGAACTGGAAAAGCTAAAGGGCAGAAGTTAGTGTCAATGTTACTCTAAAGTAATCAAATTGCAGGTCAGCTAATTATGGTAGCAAAATTAGCTTGACATCACACATTCTCAAAGAATGATCACTCTTTGGTATCATAACCAGTTCTCAATTTCATTAGATTCATCAAGATGAATCCATGTACACATTGACTCTAACAAAGTAAAGGATTACTAAGATCAACAAATTTAGCTCAATCTGAAAAGGCCACACATGCTAGTGTGCAGTGACCAAATGGAAACGCTAGAAAAGAGAACAAAATGGTACAACTAGAAGGACAAAGGCGTTAGACAACATACAAATCAACCTCAACTTATTGACATGAAAGTTAAAGCCTGAAAAAGGATTGAGAACTTATATACATTGCATAATACATAGTATAATTCACTTTTTGAGTCCAATTTTAGACACCAAAATGTGTTATTACCATTTGTCTCATCTTTTTGTTTAAAACATACCCCAACAAGAAGCGTGCATGCATGATGATAGGTTGAAAACCAGTGGTTGGCCTTTCTCAGGCCAGAAAGGCTGTCTTGTGATGTGAAGCCACTGCTGTAAGTAATTGACAGCCAAGGCAATTACACAATTTACAAAGCCTACTAGCAAACACAAATCCTATTGTTGAAGAAACAAGCACTGCCACCAGCTAGACATACAGTAAAAATAGTGAGTAGTACTATATTTTTGAAGAGATAAAGGTCAGCTTACCCTAACTATCACTTTTTGTTGAGTTAACTATCACTTTTTGTTGAGTTTAAATCACCTAAATTATCATAAGGTTGAGAAaacacctaaactatcactatacAGATTTAACAGCTTGTACATAGCCAAATGTGTGAAGCTCACTCGGCTAAAAAGGCAAGTAAGctgaaattttctcaaaaaatttgtCCACACATAGCATAAGTGATGCTATGGTGGCacctacatggaaattaaattttaaaaaaaaaaagctgcattattttttaaaataaatctggattttaaaaaaaaaaaattggaaaaaaaactgttttcttatttattttttttttaaattccattttttaaactaatttttgatatttttttcaaaaattattattttcaatttgttttttaaaacaaataggctttttttttaaaaatttccatgTAGGTGCCACTGTGATATTATTTATTCACGTGGACAATACTTGGCAACATTTTTATACAAAACGGAGAGCGTAGATCATACCTTgactcaaaaaataatttgaggTGTATTTTGCAAAGCTTAGATAGTAATAGTTTAGATAGTTTTCTCAACCTTCTGATAGTTGAGATATGAAACTCAAAAAACTGTGATAGTTGGAGTGTGTTTTTGATCCGTATCTCTTTTTTTAAAGTACCGAGTTTAGTAGGCTCTAGACTGTTAGAGACTCGGGCTTTGAACTATACATGTAGTTGCATAAAAAACTGGTGTGTCATGATTTTAAAGAGCATTGCAAATTTTAGTTTAGGTGGTACTTGCCATCTTAGAAATTTAGGCATATTATCTGAACCTTACTGTTTGAACTAATAGAactaagaaatataaaattcagAAATTATCTGAAAGAACGAAAACTAACAATGATCTTCAGCAGAGAGTAAGGATGATAGTAACAGGGGAAAGGTTACCACAATGAATTTTTCTTTTAGAAGTAACACCCTTCTGATGGAATCACAGAATGATGAGTTACTTGAAGCCGATCTAAAGAAACTGCTGACTTGTAATATTATAGACTAGACAAAGTTATAACAACAGCAGGCTACCAAGAAAAGGTGACCTCGACGCTTGAAGCTATAAGTCTGCATACCCAAAATTTAAAAGGAAGAATTTCAACTTTCATAGCCAACACAAGAGATGCAAGCTTAGTTGATTATGTAAACCCCGCCTTGGTAACCTGACAACTTCAGCCTCGGCAATACGATGGAAAAAACAAGATTCCATAGGTAAAGAGCAACTTTAAGACAGCTCTCACCCGCAAACAGAGAAGGCACGCCCAATCATTCCTTGTGTCCAGGTTGCTGTTTCTTTCAGCTGTTCATCATCGGATTGAAGACACTCACCCAACAGCTGTGCGAAAAATGCAGGATCTTTGAATATGGTCTTTGCACTGGAACCCAGTGCATCAGCTAGATCTCCCAACACAGCTACTGCTGCTTTTGTTACACTCTCATCTCTGCAAAAGAACAACAATACAGACGTCAAAACTCATAATGTGCAAATATAATAAGAGAAACGAAATGTCATGAAATCCAGTTAACAATACCTTGGTTGGTCTTTGGCGACCAGTTCAATGAACTGCAAGAGATGAGGAGCATGGGGTAACATCAAGTTGGCCTTGGTACTCTTAAATCCTTGAAGAATTCCAGAGTATGCTTCAAAAATACTGCGCCTGAGCTGATTGCCATACTCTAGCATTTCATCATCACTATTGTCTAGTTGTGCACACACTTGGGCAGCACTTTGCATCATAGGTAACGCATACTGAAGGTACTTCTCAAAGTGTTCACCAATGGCAAGCGCAATATCCCCAAAGCAGGAGAATATGGGAGGTTTTACAGCTCGGTTAAGTTCACTGCTAGATAGATCTTTAAGAAGAAGAGTCATGATGCCGTCACAGTATGGCAAGATCTTGTCATCCAATGCACGGCAAATATCACCAACCACTCCCACTGAGATGGAACAAACCTGGTACTCTTCGAAATTCTGCAGCCCCATCTCAAGATACTTGTAAAACTCTGGCATGTACTTCAAGAAATCTGATCCAGTTGCATAGGCCAGAGCACCAATAGCAAGCATGGCCTCTTCATGGACAGTTGAGCTACGACAGGCAAAAACCTTTAGGAACAACGTCATGATCTGGTCAGCAAATTGGAGTATTATAGACTTGGTTTCATCAGTATTACTTAGCTTCTGAATAATAACCTGGAGTACACCACATAAAGAAGCCTGTAGATCTCCCTGTTTTTCTCTATCATCAGAGGATAAAATCTGAAGCTCAAAAGTTTGTCCCAACTTGTCCATAATAACAGGGCAAAGGTGATTAATAATCTGAGATGTTTCAGAAATATTAGAGCACCTAACAACTTCATTCAAGGTTTCATATGCCGTGGTTCTGAGTTTAGAACCACTATTGTCTGTCCGATCAGCCGTTGCAATAAGAGAACCAATAATCTGAGTTATAAATGGAGTGAGCATTGACGAGCTTGGCCCAGCATCCTCATATCCTTGAGAAAGAAAATAGATAGCCCCACAAACTTTTTCGGCAACATGAGGGACATCTTTTATACTCTCCAACAGCACTTCAACAATCTGTTGGAGGTTGGCTGGTGAGATCACTGAAAATCCAGAAGCTGGAGTGTGCAGCAACTCAAAGATACGGCTAAGAGTCCATGCTGTGGTATCTCTTATGTGCTCATTTTGATCCTTCATCGCATCAAGCAGATGCTTTAATCCAGCATGGACCATGGGAGATAGCTTCTCGATGCTTGGGCCTTCAAGTATTGAGCCAAATGCATATATGGCAGCCTCGCGAGAGCGCCAATCAGGTTTCATTATATTAGCCTCCACAAAAGGCATTACAAGGGGTACAACAGCATCTCCGACAGTTCTGGCAACAAGACCAAGACATGTTCCACCAGCCATAGCCAGATTCCAGATTTCATCATCCTGGTCCTGTTCCTCATCCTGCTTCAATAATGTTTCCAGCAGCATTGGAACTAATACTTCGAGGGCCTTCTCAATGAAGTGGGAATGTTGGCCACTGGAATCCCCACTGTCAGGGACCTCATAGTCTTGAAGCTCTATCTCTTCATCACAGATAGAACTCCAGAATTCAATTGCTTGAAGGGCAACAGCCTCCTCATCTTCTTTTACTGCTTTAGCTGTCAACTGGAAGAGAGTCTGCATGTAAGGTTCAAGCAACTCGTAATACGTTGATGCGATAGACACAAGACACTCAAAAGCAGCCTGTCTTAACTGTCCCTCCTTTGCTGTGGCTGCCTCACAGATGACCTTCATAATATAATTTCTCTCCATCTCATTGTCAAAGTTTGTCTGAGCAAAATCAAGAGCATTATACAAAGCTCTAGTTGCAGCGAGTCTGACTTCAACGCTCTCCTCCTCAACATTCATACCTTGCACAACAGCTGTGAGAACAGAGTTTACTTCGTCTTGGACAAGATCATGGTGAGATATCTCCTCACACACATAACCAAGTGTTTCCAAGGTTGCCTGTTTCACGGATGCAGGGCTTCCCTGTTGAGTCATGTTCACAAGCAATGAACCAATGAGCTCTGGCCATTGCTTCTGAGGAACTTCGATGGAAGCTATTTTAGCAATCACTTGGGCAGCAGTGTGACTTGCCTCCCGTACAGATGATCCAAGGCAGCTCAGAAGCAAGCCTTTAATTTGGGACTTACAAGATGAATCAATTACCAGCCATTCTTGAGCAAGCTGTTGTTTCCTGACAGTTTCTTTAGCATCCAGTGAGTTTTTAAGCACAATACCAGCTAGTCTGCGAGACTCAGTGGGCTTGCCATCAGTTGAGAGCTCAACAgctaatgaaagaaaaaatcCTGGAAGGTTTTGCTCTCGGAACTGGCTAAGATTAGCCTCTGCCTCAGTCCGAATCTTGGCATCTGCTGATTGAGCAGCCAACAAGAACTGAGTGATCTCAACAGCCATGTCTCCTACAAATTGAACAAAGTTAGGCAGcagtttttaaaaatacaagAGATATCTAGTAATCAATCAGCACCCTAAAGAAAATTACAGGAATATCTTCTAGTGATAAGAGGCGTGGTAGGTGCAATGAGCAACTCTTTGAAATTCCCATTCCATTTCACCCATAAAGAAACATACTGTCACAATAGTTAGGGGTTTGGTTTGAAGACAAGTTATGACGGGAGTAGTTATCCTGGTATTATTTCCTATTGACTATTTGGTTTGTGgtattaaaaataacatgcattgcataatcTCTAAGAAGAAgttgtttgtttacaaaaataacCTCTTTTTCATTGTTTTATCCAGGGATAACAAATCACAGTTCTATTTTTCCACCATTATCACGGTACTATTTTTAATCCCGGTATAACTTATACTAGgattagtaaccaaacaaggGATAAGTCAGTACAAGATTTTTATCCCAAGATTATTTATGCTTGTCCAGCATACCACACCACCCCTTAAAAGGGCTTGataacaacaaaataacaattcaaaAGTGTCATTTGTTCTATAAGTTCTAAAATGAGATGCCATCAGGAAGCTTCAAAAAACCAAGCAAACCAAAGTTGTTAACATTCAAAGGCTTCCgctattttcattttaatttaaaaaaaaaaaaaatcaatcaactACTTCTCAATCCAAATAACTAGTTAGGGTAGAAATATATATCTTCTAGGTCCATTCCACTCTATTTGAGCCAATAAATTAAATCAAACCGAAAGCTTTCCATGAACTCAAACGATAAGTTAAAAGTCCACAAGCCAAtattttaaaaaccaaatctCATGTTCCAAGTTAACATTGATTGATAAACAGAGCTTgtacaccatatatatatatatatatatatatatatatactttctacaacataaaaaaaaaaaatatcaactcTAAAGCtaataaaacaagtaaaacaaaaaaatcaacacATACGCAACTGTAGcacattaaacaacaataaaaacacTAAATtgttcaacaacaaccaaagagCATGTTCCAAGTAAACATCGATTGATAAACATAGCTTgtacaccatatatatatatagctacaTATACACTTATAAATAGACGATAATCAGCTTTAAAGCAAGTAGACCAAAAAGATTAATGCATAAGTAACTGTAGCAGataaaaacaacataaaaacacTAAACCTAACCTAAAAATGTTGAAATCGAACCAGATCTAGtcataaacaaaaagaaaatccaGTAAATAATCTCAATCAGTAAACATTACCTacaattaaaaatgaagattagggatttCTAATGGA
Coding sequences within it:
- the LOC132056932 gene encoding importin subunit beta-1-like, with protein sequence MAVEITQFLLAAQSADAKIRTEAEANLSQFREQNLPGFFLSLAVELSTDGKPTESRRLAGIVLKNSLDAKETVRKQQLAQEWLVIDSSCKSQIKGLLLSCLGSSVREASHTAAQVIAKIASIEVPQKQWPELIGSLLVNMTQQGSPASVKQATLETLGYVCEEISHHDLVQDEVNSVLTAVVQGMNVEEESVEVRLAATRALYNALDFAQTNFDNEMERNYIMKVICEAATAKEGQLRQAAFECLVSIASTYYELLEPYMQTLFQLTAKAVKEDEEAVALQAIEFWSSICDEEIELQDYEVPDSGDSSGQHSHFIEKALEVLVPMLLETLLKQDEEQDQDDEIWNLAMAGGTCLGLVARTVGDAVVPLVMPFVEANIMKPDWRSREAAIYAFGSILEGPSIEKLSPMVHAGLKHLLDAMKDQNEHIRDTTAWTLSRIFELLHTPASGFSVISPANLQQIVEVLLESIKDVPHVAEKVCGAIYFLSQGYEDAGPSSSMLTPFITQIIGSLIATADRTDNSGSKLRTTAYETLNEVVRCSNISETSQIINHLCPVIMDKLGQTFELQILSSDDREKQGDLQASLCGVLQVIIQKLSNTDETKSIILQFADQIMTLFLKVFACRSSTVHEEAMLAIGALAYATGSDFLKYMPEFYKYLEMGLQNFEEYQVCSISVGVVGDICRALDDKILPYCDGIMTLLLKDLSSSELNRAVKPPIFSCFGDIALAIGEHFEKYLQYALPMMQSAAQVCAQLDNSDDEMLEYGNQLRRSIFEAYSGILQGFKSTKANLMLPHAPHLLQFIELVAKDQPRDESVTKAAVAVLGDLADALGSSAKTIFKDPAFFAQLLGECLQSDDEQLKETATWTQGMIGRAFSVCG